From the Bos javanicus breed banteng chromosome 7, ARS-OSU_banteng_1.0, whole genome shotgun sequence genome, the window TGTGAGCAGCGGAGGCTTAAAGAGCTCCGGTGGTCCCCGCCTCTTGCCGCACGATGGCAACAGAACAGTGGTTCGTGGGGCCGCTCCCCGCGGGCTCTGGGGAAACGCCGCCCCTGGACGACTTGGAATCTGGGGCACAGCCCTGCGAAGACCCCTCGTGGTCGCCTCCCCCTGGCGGACCTGGGAACCCACCCGAGGCGGAGCCCGAGAACGGTGTTCAGGGACAGCTGCCCGAGGTCTCCACCTCTACGCCTTCACCGGAGCGTCTGGCCCCAGGCCCCCGGCCCACCCCTCCTCGCCTGCCGTTGGACACCATGTTCAGCCCCATCACCGAACAGCTCTGCTACCTGCTTAAGAAGGCAGATGATTTCCAGAGCTACTTGCTCTACAGGTGATGCTCGACGGAATCCTAGATTCTACCATGGATGAGAAAGAGGAGGGTTTAACAAAATGGGCGAAATACACTAGGTTTGCATTGGGAGCTAAACGAAGTCAATGACACTAGCTGATTAGCAACCGAAGTTCAGAGTTATGAGAACTGTGTAGAAATTTGGGGTTAGGGAGGGCGGACTATTATGTGGGCTCTTGAGGTTGCCAAACTGCTAGaacttttctcccattttttaacTGTTGGCTTAAGTTTCGAACCTTGGGCAGGCTAAACAAAACCTATCTGGGCCAGATTTGGCCTGCTGGCTACCAGTTTGAGACCTCAGAGGATAATATGATTCCCAGACCAAGGGAAGGGGGACTGTGATGCTCACAGATCAATGTCCATTGGAATCCCCTGGGAGGATGTTTAAATCCTAGATTTCTGAGCTTCACCCAGGGAACAGGAGTAGGCCAAAGTCAGACGTGGGACTCAGgtgtctgcattttaacaagtgtTTCACATGTCTTTGATGATGGTGGTCCTGAAAGGTCCTCTGAGAAAGGCCTGACACTGCAGGAGTTTGTTCGTAGTGGGAATCCAGGCCAGGGATACAGGTGGGAGGGGTGAGTAGAATAGGAGAAATTGGTGGGGGAGCCAAGGACTCAGGCAAAGGCCCGCTTCTCCCTTCAGCAGGGACCGAGTGCAGAAGGAACAGTTGGCAAAGGCCATGCCCACCTTCTTGCAGATGTGTGAGCCCTACTTCCTGTACCTGGAGGCAGCTGCTCGGAGCGTGCCCCCCGTCTATGGAGCCCTGCAGGAGCTGATCCGAAAGGGGGTGTGTGTGGAGCAGGTTTCCCAGACCCTGATGCCCCTTTCACATCCCTCAggcctgggggatggggaggatgCTCCTGGAAGGCCAACTAATCTCATTATGCCCCCTCTTCCATACAGCTGCTGGAGATCTCCCAACAACTCACTCTTCGCCTGGAACAGCTGGTCCTAATGTATGCCTCATTTGGGTTCGTGAACTTGGAGGAGACTGACCCCCTAAGGTAAAAGCATAAGAGATTTGGCTTGGGGTCAGGGGTGGAGGAGCCCAGAGCATAGCCTCATTCCCTACTCTTGAATCTCCTGCCAGCATCTCTTGTTTCTTCTGCGGGAggttcaccatcagtccttcccacGAGGTGTCCATCTTCAGATACTGTGCCCCTGCCGCCTACACCGCCAGCCGCTTCCCCCGATACCTCTATAAGAAGATGCGCTGGAACCTGGAAACCACCCCAGAGCCCAGCAGCCGGGAGCAAGATTCCCACGTGGATTAGTGAGTCCCCTTATCAGAATCCAAGTCCTCCCCCTCGCTATGGGAGAATGCCAGTTTGGGCCACTGAACCACCACGAAAGTGGAAAGCCAAGCAGGAATTCAAGAATCTTTGCAAGGTCATCTTCAccttaaatatacatacatatatagatgcCCCCATCAAAATAGAAGTACTTATCTTAAAAAAGTAGGCTGACAGGGAGAAAAGGCCTCAGTATTGTCACATGCCTACCTGAGAACCTGAAGGCACCTTTTAATGAGTTTCCACTTTACCTCTAAAATTAAAGCCCTCAAACAGAAGAACAAGAAACTACTCACTGCTCACTTTTCATtgctgccccttcccctcccagctACTTCCTATGCTATAGAGATACATGGGAAGACACAGGCAAGAGTCCCGCCAATTCCTGCCCCCAGATTCAGAAGCTGTGGTCCATCGGCCGATGGATGCCCCTAGGACCAGCCGAGGATGACCTTTATTCATGGTAGGAGCGAGGGCAATGGTAAGGTGGGTGGGATCTGGAGGGAGGGACAGAAACCAACCAGAGACCATCTGCCTTCCTCAACACTGTTACCATTgataataattaattttattgtgcCCTGAAAAGCGTTTATGCAGACTCATGTAACAACCCACTGAGGTCTATACTACTGGCCCCATTTTACAAAGGAAACAGgtgttcagagaggttaagttaccTGCCGAAGGACACACAGCTCGTTGAGCAGTCAGCCAGGTCAGGGATAAAATTGCTCAGCCTCCCAGAGCCTTACCCTCTAGGTTTCTCATCAACAAGGAAACCACTTTCCCACCCCCAGCTGAAACAAAGCCTCTTTCAGCCACAGCCTTTCGCTCAAGGGGAGGGGCTCCCGAGTGGCAGGGGACGCTCACGTCCTGGCCTGTCTGTCCCTGGCCCCCAGGATTTTGTGCCCCCAGCCGCCCGGGGACTACCAGCAGCTGCTGACCATCGGCTTCGAGGAGCCGTCGCACATGCTGGCCACCGACCTGCTGGTGCAGATCCTCACGGGCCAGGCGGGCGTGTCTCGGCCCCCGAGCGCCGCCGGGCCCGCGGCGTGGGCCGCGCAGGAGTCTTGAACCTGGAGAGAGGGTGGGAGCTGGAGCTTGACAGTTCCAAACTCCAGAagagggggtaggggaggggctCACTCGTTCTTCTAGTGCGGCTCGGCCTGCCTTCCAAGGGGCCAGGCCGAGCTGGCCCGTCCGCACTGGATCCGGCCCGGCCGCGGAGCCCTGCTTATGAACACACCAGTTTTgtgttaaataaaagaaagaaagaggtcaCAGGCTCAGCGTCCGCTCGGTGCGCCGCTCCCCTCCCTCCCGGGGAGAGGAGGCCCCGCCCACTCGCTGTGGCCTTCTGGGTAATGTAGTCTTATGGAAACAAAACTGTGGTCCGCCGACTGGCCAACAGGAGCTCAGAGCATGCGTAGGGGGCTGGTACGAAGCAAAAAGGGAAGTAGCGGCTCCTGTCAACAACCGGAACCCAGATAACCGCAAGTTTTGGGTAGCGAGGAAATTCAACGCCCACTGTGAGAAGGAACGCAGGGCTACGCCCACTCGCATGTTTTGACCCGGAAATTATTTCCCTGTACCAAAAAAGACTATATTTCCCGACGTGCCCCAGCAAAGGGCCAGCGATCAGTTTCCTAAGCGCCGAGGTTATATCTTTCTCTTCCAGCTTTTGGGTCACGGCTTGGGCAGGTCGCTGTACCCTCCTGAGGTGTCCGGGGCGCGGGCTGGTGGGAGAGCTGTGAGGCACTCCAACTTGGGAACTCTAAGCTTCACCTTAGCCTTGGACTGAAAAGGAAAACGGGTTGAGAGGTGAACCCGCCTACCTAGAGCTTCAGAGACCAAGTGGTGGAACCTGGACCTGATAGCAACTGGTCACTGGCCAGGGGAGGAGTGTATTTCTTTCGGCTGTCACTCAGCTGCGAGTtacccacccctctccccttaAGCTAACGGACACCTTTTGATTCCCTCTAGCATTTTCAGAGTTGGAGAACAGACTTGGAGCCCTGCTTACCTAATAGTCCCTGACACATAGTATTATCATGTGTTATGATTATCCCAgtttacaaattataaaaatagaaacgTGAAGTGAATCATGATTAACCAAAACCCTTGTCTTTTTGGAGTGGGAGTAGAGGCTTCTGGTGACAATTTCTGACTGCACCAAGGATTTTTTAGTCCACAACCCAGGAGTTTGAATGAGCTCAAACGGGTTCTGAAGTTCCCTAATACTGAGTCAAGGCCCTTCTGAGTTCACCACCACCACTGTTTAgactccgttcagttcagtcactcagtcatgtccaactctttgcgaccccatgaattgcagcacgccaggcctccctgttggagaaggcaatggcaccccactccagtactgttgcccggaaaatcctatggacggaggagcctggtaggctgcagtccatggggtcgctaagagtcagacacgactgagcgacctcactttcaccttccactttcatgcattggagaaggaaatggcaacccactccagtgttcttgcctggagagtcccatggacaggggagcctggtgggctgcagtccgtggggtcacacagagtcggacacgactgaagcgacgaagcagcagcagcaggcctccctgtccatcaccaactcatgtagcctacccaaactcatgtccattgagtcggtgatgccatccaaccatctcatcctctgtcatccccttctcctgccctcaatctttcccaggatcagggtcttttcaaatgagtcagctcttcgcatcaggtggccaaagtattggagtttcagcttcaacatcagtccttccaatgaacacccaggagtgatctcctttaggatggactggttggatctccttgcagtccaagggactctcaagagtcttctccaacaccacagttcaaaagcatcaattcttcggcgctcagctttctttatagtccaactctcacatccatacgtgactactggaaaactgttTAGACTAGTCCAGTCCAATAGAAATTTGAGCCACAGATGCGAGTCACCTATGTAATTGCAAATTTTTAAGAgctatattaaaagaataaagaggTCAGACTTttagtgatatttttatttaacccCAGATATCCAAAATATTTTTGCAATATCAATGTAAGAAATTGAGGTATCCCCCTTTTTTTGCACTAGGTTTTTGAAATCTGTATATTTTGCACTTACAACACATCTCAATTTGGACTAGCCACATGCAGCTTTAATTTGTCTTCCCTTAAGACAAATCCACAGGCCACTTAAAACTAGATTTCTGGTGGGTGGTGGCAGtcctgggagaaggaaacagGTTTGATTTCCTGGGTCCTGTTGGTGaggagggaagccctggtggctcagtgataaagaacctgcctgccagtgc encodes:
- the C7H19orf67 gene encoding UPF0575 protein C19orf67 homolog isoform X1; translated protein: MATEQWFVGPLPAGSGETPPLDDLESGAQPCEDPSWSPPPGGPGNPPEAEPENGVQGQLPEVSTSTPSPERLAPGPRPTPPRLPLDTMFSPITEQLCYLLKKADDFQSYLLYSRDRVQKEQLAKAMPTFLQMCEPYFLYLEAAARSVPPVYGALQELIRKGLLEISQQLTLRLEQLVLMYASFGFVNLEETDPLSISCFFCGRFTISPSHEVSIFRYCAPAAYTASRFPRYLYKKMRWNLETTPEPSSREQDSHVDYYFLCYRDTWEDTGKSPANSCPQIQKLWSIGRWMPLGPAEDDLYSWILCPQPPGDYQQLLTIGFEEPSHMLATDLLVQILTGQAGVSRPPSAAGPAAWAAQES
- the C7H19orf67 gene encoding UPF0575 protein C19orf67 homolog isoform X2, which produces MATEQWFVGPLPAGSGETPPLDDLESGAQPCEDPSWSPPPGGPGNPPEAEPENGVQGQLPEVSTSTPSPERLAPGPRPTPPRLPLDTMFSPITEQLCYLLKKADDFQSYLLYRDRVQKEQLAKAMPTFLQMCEPYFLYLEAAARSVPPVYGALQELIRKGLLEISQQLTLRLEQLVLMYASFGFVNLEETDPLSISCFFCGRFTISPSHEVSIFRYCAPAAYTASRFPRYLYKKMRWNLETTPEPSSREQDSHVDYYFLCYRDTWEDTGKSPANSCPQIQKLWSIGRWMPLGPAEDDLYSWILCPQPPGDYQQLLTIGFEEPSHMLATDLLVQILTGQAGVSRPPSAAGPAAWAAQES